The following coding sequences are from one Dromaius novaehollandiae isolate bDroNov1 chromosome 22, bDroNov1.hap1, whole genome shotgun sequence window:
- the LOC112995334 gene encoding olfactory receptor 2A12, translating into MVTEGNNSQTSVTEFILLGLPGDPNLQRFLVVFFALIYIITLLENLLIFSLTHLDPHLHIPMYYFLRHLSLIDICYPSSTFLQLLVISIAQRRTISFTGCAVQMYVFLALATTECILLAVMAYDRHVAICVPLHYTTTMSHRKCVILTSLSWASGLALPVTHTVLTWRLPFCGPNVIDHFFCEMPALLQLACSDTYLIKLVTQVGCLFTLLTPITFIVFSYVNILVAILKINTAKGKERAFSTCFSHFIVVVLFYGSAMFMYMKPRSFHSPKNDKIISIIYSILTPMLNPIIYSLRNSEVRKALMRIIRRKHGPR; encoded by the coding sequence ATGGTTACAGAAGGAAACAACAGTCAAACATCAGTGACAGAATTCATCCTCTTAGGTCTTCCTGGTGATCCAAACTTGCAGAGGTTCCTGGTTGTCTTCTTTGCTCTTATTTACATTATAACACTGTTAGAAAACTTACTTATATTCTCTCTTACCCATTTGGATCCTCATCTGCACATTCCAATGTATTACTTCCTCAGACATTTATCTCTCATAGACATATGTTACCCTTCCAGCACTTTTCTTCAGTTGCTGGTTATCTCCATAGCTCAGAGAAGAACTATCTCATTTACTGGTTGTGCTGTCCAAATGTACGTGTTTCTTGCACTGGCAACTACTGAATGCATCCTCCTggcagtcatggcctatgatcgacATGTAGCCATATGTGTCCCACTCCACTACACAACAACCATGAGTCACAGGAAATGTGTCATATTAACTTCACTGTCATGGGCAAGCGGCCTGGCACTGCCGGTCACCCACACTGTCCTGACATGGAGGCTGCCTTTTTGTGGTCCCAATGTGATTGATCACTTCTTCTGTGAGATGCCTGCTCTGTTGCAGCTGGCATGTTCTGATACATATCTGATCAAACTGGTCACTCAGGTGGGATGCCTTTTCACCTTGCTGACGCCTATCACTTTCATTGTTTTCTCCTACGTTAATATTCTGGTAGCCATTTTGAAGATAAATACTgctaagggaaaagaaagggccTTCTCCACCTGCTTCTCACATTTCATTGTTGTAGTTCTTTTCTATGGAAGTGCCATGTTCATGTACATGAAACCAAGATCTTTTCATTCTCCTAAGAATGACAAAATCATCTCCATCATATACAGTATTCTTACTCCAATGTTAAATCCCATCATTTACAGCCTGAGGAATTCAGAAGTCAGAAAGGCATTGATGAGGATTATTAGAAGGAAACATGGTCCTAGGTAA